From Oreochromis niloticus isolate F11D_XX linkage group LG15, O_niloticus_UMD_NMBU, whole genome shotgun sequence:
GTGTGCATATCAATCGGTAAGTGTTACTcttgctttcctttttttttttttaccattttctcTCAAAAGCTTTTCAAAGCCATCCAGAAAATAGCTAGTctaacacctgtaatacacattataaaaaatatatataagctCCAGTTTATCACTCAGTTAGAGTTAAAAAGTGCTTGACTACACTAGCAGCGATCATGTCCTCTTCAGGTACCTCTTTTTTCTTACCCCTGTTCATATAATGcttatattttactgtatttcctgtttgtttaaaTACTCCTAGTTATTACTTTTTACACTCTCAAATAATTCTGTTTGATTAAGGcttatattttactgtatttcctgtttgtttaaatacttgttatttctttttagaCTCTGAAATAAGCCTGCTTGATTCTTCTCTTTTGGATCATCTCGATCAAATCGGTAGGTCTGCTTCATTCTTCTTATCCCTCTTAACAGTTAAttgtacaagaaaaacaaaaacactaaccCTCTTTTTAACTTATCAAACTTTTTCAGACATATCGGATTTGGAAAACTATGTTTTTTCGAGTTCACCTAGTTCTTCGCCTAGTTCTTCGCCTAGTTCCTCACCCCCGGTTTTAGAGAGAGCTACAGGCAAGAACATTCGTCTCTCGACCCGTGAGAGAGAGGCTTTGCTTTCTGCAAGGGTTTGCCCCGCGTCAGCTCCCCAGCGTGCCTCGGGCAAAAACCTGCATCTGTCTGCCCGGGAGAGGGAACAGCTGATCGCTGCGCACGCTCACAGTCCCGGCTTCGGAGCTCCAGCTCCCCAGCGTGCCTCGGGCAAAAACCTGCATCTGTCTGCCCGGGAGAGGGAACAGCTGATCGCTGCGCACGCTCACAGTCCCGGCTTCGGAGCTCCAGCTCCCCAGCGTGCCTCGGGCAAAAACCTGCATCTGTCTGCCCGGGAGAGGGAACAGCTGATCGCTGCGCACGCTCACAGTCCCGGCTTCGGAGCTCCAGCTCCCCAGCGTGCCTCGGGCAAAAACCTAAATCTGTCTGCCCGGGAAAGGGAACAGCTGATCGCTGCGCACGCTCACAGTCCCGGCTTCGGAGCTTCTCCTCCTGTATCGGGGCCAAGACATTCACAGCCCCTGCCTCGGAGATCCAGTCTAGGTCAGTCACTctcgctttttctttttctctcattttataAAAAACTATCGCCTTTTCTATTAAACATCACTAACTGATATGTAACTTACCCTTAAATTCTTAGGGCATCTCAGAAACAGGAGTGGGAGGACCGTTAGGAGGACCCGTAGGCCTGCCAGCACAAGGAGGACAAGGCAGATACGTGTACGGCGAGACAGACTTGTTTCCATTGCTCTCCGATCAGTTTCGTTGATCGCTGAAATAGTTCAGCTCATCTTGTAataaggttttatttaatttaattgtttttatttttattttattttatttttaaaatatattctttGTTAAACAATAAAATGGACAACCAGGAACAAGGTATTCCAGACCCCTTTCTTGCTTTAGAAATAGAGTTAGCCCGGTTAAATGAAAACGCAGATCATTCACAGAATACACCTCCGCAGAATCATGAACACCCTGAGgtgatcaataataataataacgatCCTCTAGAACTGATTGATTTGGCTCTTGCACAACTAGCCCGTAGTGAAAGTTCCCCCCAAAATAACACTCAGGATTCAGGATTCGAGCATGTTGAGGCTCATTCTCAGCAAAACCTTGCCTCTTCTGACCCTTTCGCGGCTCTTAATAGCGCTTTAGAAGCCTTAGCACAAATACAGCACGAGGTTCAAATACCTCCAGAATTATTGAGTCAAATAAATAGgttaaatcaaaatatttttaatgatagTCAGCATTTGCTCAGTTCTACACCACGCTGTGAGTCTGTTAACCGCAGTCCACCCCTACCGTTGATAAACGGTTTCAATGAGTCTAATCAACAACAATCGTCTGAGATTGTCTCTGTTAACCCCATGAATAATGCGCCCGATCACCCCTTTCAACAAGGGGGTAATCCAGACCAGAGCTGCGCCAGCAATTCACCACAACCATCTATAGTTGTcagaaataaatttaataacgttcAAATTAGAGAAATTTTGAATTTCCCTCCTCCAAACGATATACCTGATTATGCACACTATTATCAAGGTGTAATGGGCGGGGCCCGTGAAATTTCAGACAGGATTTTCTCCCAGGCACGTCCAGATGATCTTATACAATTAGAGTTGATAGGACCTCAGTTGCAGAATaatgtttcagtcattttaagGGACAATCGTGATTTGAGTGAATTTGAAAATTTATTTCTCAGGGCGGTACAGTCAAACTGGTCAGTAATGTGCGAGGGCTCGCTCGAGCTTGTAGCTCAGATCGTTAGACCCCCGTCAGGTAGTGGAAAGAGGATGCTTAAACACATACTTCACAATGAAATTGTCAGAAAGAAAAGGCGCTTTTTATATATTGTTCATAACCCCGCAAATAAGTTATGTTTTGCTATAAGTCTTGCCCACCTTCTGCACCCTGATTTTAACGATCAACAAGCAGAGGTTTTCGGTAGAGAAATTCAGCAAAAAGCTGGTCTAAATGATCAAACGCCTGTCGGCTTTAATCAGATTATTACATTTGAAAGGTTACTCGGATgtaaaattatagtattttacCGCAACGAAAACGATCGCAGCCTTTGTAAATTTGAAACTAGTACACCCAATACAGAAAAAaccctttgtttatttttatttgagaaTCATTACTATGCTATCAAAAATCTAAAAGGGTTTATGGGTACATCCTATCTCTGTAATCATTGTTATATCGGCTACAACCATGTGTTATCACATTTTTGTCGTGCTCGTTGTTCAGTCTGTATGCAACCTGACTGTAACCAATATTCCATCTCTCCTATTGTGTGTCATGATTGTAATCGCACCTGTCGGTCTCCCTATTGTTTCAAGAGCCATAAAAAACTCGTTGACAGGCGTGAAAGATCCGCCAGCAACTGTCAGCTCTTAAAAAATGTGTCAAGTGTTCCAGACTTTATTATTTAGCAGTAAACGAAAAACCTCACAAATGTCAAAACAGGAAATGCCCAATCTGTCGCCAGGAAATCTCCACTGATCAGCAAACGCATCAGTGCTACATGCAGGTTTTAGAACGCgagacaaaacacaacaacaagttGATTTTTTACGATTTTGAAACGTTTGTAAATCAAACCGGTGAGCACACTCCCTTTCTGGTTTGTACGAGAACTTTAGACGGTAAATCCTGGAACTGTGTTGGTGAGGACTGTGCAGAAAAGTTTCTCGCTCATTTTAGACGTCCACTCTTTAAGGGCTGTATTTTTATCGCCCATAATGCAAAAGGTTTTGAC
This genomic window contains:
- the LOC109194764 gene encoding uncharacterized protein LOC109194764, which codes for MSSSGLYFTVFPVCLNTCYFFLDSEISLLDSSLLDHLDQIDISDLENYVFSSSPSSSPSSSPSSSPPVLERATGKNIRLSTREREALLSARVCPASAPQRASGKNLHLSAREREQLIAAHAHSPGFGAPAPQRASGKNLHLSAREREQLIAAHAHSPGFGAPAPQRASGKNLHLSAREREQLIAAHAHSPGFGAPAPQRASGKNLNLSAREREQLIAAHAHSPGFGASPPVSGPRHSQPLPRRSSLGHLRNRSGRTVRRTRRPASTRRTRQIRVRRDRLVSIALRSVSLIAEIVQLIL